Proteins from a genomic interval of Rhodothermales bacterium:
- a CDS encoding GNAT family N-acetyltransferase: protein MSESFSIREAVPSDAETICSLIRELADFERLSHEAHPDASLLADHLSPDACPRCGALLAETTAGTIGFALYYYKYSTFLTDWGLHLEDLYVRPEYRRHGIGQALLKAVAGSATKFGCRRLELSVLDWNRGAIDFYLRLGAVPLDDWTTMRFVDGALQRLSDPSTAP, encoded by the coding sequence ATGTCGGAGTCCTTTTCCATTCGGGAGGCTGTTCCATCGGATGCAGAAACGATCTGTTCTCTGATTCGAGAACTAGCAGACTTCGAGAGGCTCAGCCACGAAGCGCATCCTGACGCGTCGCTCCTCGCCGATCATCTGTCGCCCGATGCCTGCCCTCGCTGCGGCGCCCTCCTTGCTGAAACGACAGCCGGCACCATCGGCTTCGCACTCTATTACTACAAGTACTCGACCTTCCTGACGGACTGGGGTCTTCATCTGGAAGATCTATATGTCCGTCCGGAGTATCGACGACACGGAATCGGTCAGGCGCTATTGAAAGCCGTGGCAGGTTCGGCCACGAAGTTCGGATGCAGGCGTCTTGAACTGAGCGTACTCGACTGGAATCGTGGCGCGATCGACTTCTATCTCCGGCTCGGGGCCGTTCCACTCGACGACTGGACGACGATGCGTTTCGTCGACGGAGCCCTGCAACGTTTGAGTGACCCGTCTACTGCACCTTGA